The following nucleotide sequence is from Calidithermus timidus DSM 17022.
AGCGGGCGCTGGCTGAAGGGCTTCCTCGAGGGCGCTGCGGAGGCCGGTTGAATGATCCGCAACCCCATCCTCAGCGGCTTCAACCCCGATCCCTCCATCGTGCGCGTGGGCGAGGACTACTACATCGCCACTTCCACCTTCGAGTGGTATCCGGGGGTGCAGATCCATCACTCGCGCGACCTGGTGCACTGGCGGTTGGTGGCGCGGCCCCTCGCCCGCCGCTCGCAGCTCGACCTGCTGGGCAACCCCGACTCCGGGGGCGTCTGGGCCCCCTGCCTGAGCTACGCCGATGGCCGCTTCTGGCTCGTCTACACCGACGTCAAGACCTGGGCCCCCGGTGCCCCTTTCAAGGACACCCACAACTACCTCGTCACCGCCGAGCGCGTGGAGGGGCCGTGGTCGGAGCCGGTCTACCTCAACTCCTCGGGCTTCGATCCCTCGCTCTTCCACGACGACGACGGGCGCAAGTGGCTCTTGAACATGCTCTGGGACCACCGCAAGGGCCGCAACCCCTTCGGCGGAATCCTGCTGCAGGAGTACGACCCCGTGCGCCAGAAGCTGGTGGGCCCGGTGCACCACATCTTCCGCGGCACCTGCTTGGGCGTCACCGAGGGGCCGCACCTCTACAAGCGCGGCGGTTGGTACTACCTGCTCACCGCCGAGGGGGGCACCTCCTACGGGCACGCCGTGACCCTGGCCCGCTCGCGCTCGATCTTCGGGCCCTACGAGCTGCACCCCGCCAACCCCCTCCTCACCAGCCGGGAGCACCCCGAGCTCCCCCTGCAGAAGGCGGGCCACGCCTCGCTGGTGGAGACCCAGACGGGGGAGTGGTACATGGTCCACCTCACCGGCCGTCCGCTCGACCCACCCACCGCCCCACTGCGCCGCTGCAACCTGGGCCGCGAGACCGCCATCCAGAAGCTCGAGTGGGCCCCGGACGGCTGGCCGCGGCTGGCCGGGGGTGGGAACACCCCGCGCCTCGAGGTCGAAGCCCCCAAGCTCCCGCCCCATCCCTGGCCCCCGGAGCCCGAGACCGACCCCTTCGACGCCCCCACCCTCAGCCCGCACTTCCAGACCCTGCGCCTCCCCGCCGACGTCTCCTGGCTCTCCCTCAGCGAGCGTCCTGGCTTCCTGCGCCTCTACGGGCGTGAGTCGCTGATCTCGCGTCACCGCCAGAGCCTGGTGGCCCGCCGCTTGCAGCACTTTTACGCCGAGGCCGAGACCGCGCTGGAGTTTGAGCCCCGGCACTTCCAGCAGATGGCCGGGTTGGTGTGCTACTACGACACGCGCCACTGGGTCTACCTGCGCCTCAGCCGCGACGAGATACTGGGCAAGACCCTCAACCTGCTGCTGTGCGACGCCGGGCGCTACGACGAGCCGCTGGAGCGCGAGGTGAGCGTGGGGGAGGCCGCGCGGGTATACCTCAAGGTGCGCTTCGAGCGTGAGACCTTCCGCTTCTTCTACGCCCTGCAGGGCCAGGACTGGCAGCCCATCGGCCCCGCCTTCGACTCGGGCAAGCTCTCCGACGACTACTGCAACGGCCTCTCCTTCACCGGCACCTTCATCGGCCTGTGCGCGCAGGACCTGAGCGGGGCGCGGCTGCACGCGGACTTCGACTACTTCACCTACCGGGGGCTCGCGTAGAGATGAAACCAAACTTTCCCAAACTGCTGTTCCTCCTGGCGCTGGCCCTCCCCGGCGCCCTGGCTCAGGAGCTGCCCGGGTGGCGGCTGACCTGGGCCGACGAGTTTAACCTGCCGCTGGGCAGCCCGGTGGACCGCGGCAAGTGGAACGTGGAGACCGGCGGCTGGGGCAACGGCAACAGCGAGCTGCAGTACTACACCGAATCCACCCTCAACGCCGTGCACGACGGGCGCAACCTGGCGATCACCGCGCTCGAGCAGCGCAGACCCGGCCTGCGCTGCTGGTACGGCCCCTGCCGCTACACCTCCGCGCGGCTCAACACCCGCGGCAAGTTCGAGCAGCGCTACGGGCGCTTCGAGGCCCGCATCAAGCTTCCGCGCGGGCAGGGGTTGTGGCCCGCGTTCTGGCTGCTGGGCAACAACATCGGCACGGTGAGCTGGCCGCTGTGCGGCGAGATCGACGTGATGGAGAATATCGGGCGCGAGCCGCACACCGTGCACGGCACCATCCACGGCCCCGGCTACTCGGGCGGCGCGGGCATCGGCAAGCCCTACACCCTCCCCGCCGACTTCGCCGACGCCTTCCACGTCTTTGCGCTCGAGTGGGAACCGCAGGAGCTGCGTTGGTACGTCGACGGCGTGCGCTACCAGACCCGCACCCCCGCCGACCTCCCCGAAGGCGCCCGCTGGGTCTTCGACCGCCCCTTCTTTCTCATCCTCAACCTCGCCGTAGGCGGCGCCTGGCCCGGCATGCCCGACGCGACCACGCGCTTCCCGCAGCGGATGCTGGTGGACTACGTGCGGGTGTATGAACGGATCGATGGCCCATAGCCGGACGCCGGGTGTGGGTCGTGCGGCGTACGCAAAACGCCAGACGCGGGACGCCCCTCGCCCTCACCCAGACGATCCATCCCACGGAAGAGGCCCTGCAAGTCCATTTTGGCGCAGATGGCCGAGGTGCTGGGACTGGCGTGGCCCAGCAGGCAGGCCGTGGTATGCAGATCCCTTGAGCTTCGGTAGAACCGGGTGCCCGCCGTGTGCCGCAGCATGTGAAGACCACCATAACGGCTCGGCAGGCCGATGGCCCGGTAATGCCCGGTGATGCGCCACCACAGCCCGTTGGCGGAAAGCCGCCTGCCCAACTTCCCATTCTTGAGGCTCGGCAGCATCAGGTGCGGCTCTCCCGCCGGGGATAGCACTCGCCGGATTTTAGATTATGCTAATATGGCTGTATGCGCACCACCCTGGACCTCCCCGACCCCCTTTACCGGCACCTCAAGCTCCAGGCCGCCAAGGAGGGCAAGACCCTCAAGGAGCTGGTAGCGCGCCTTTTGGAGGAGGCCTTGAGCCGCCAAGCCCCCAGGGGTCTCCGCCCGCTGCCCCTGGTACCAGCCAAGGAACGCCGCATCCTCCCCTTGCGGGACGCCGACCTCTGGGAGCTTTTAGAGGATGGATCTTCCCGACCTTAACGTCTGGTTCGCCCTCCTGGTGCCGGAACATCCCTTTCACCCTCGAGCCCGATCCTACTGGGAGGAAGCGGATACCGTGGGATTGGTTCGCGTGACCGCCCTGGGCCTTTTGCGGCTTCTGACCAACCCCAAAGCCATGGACGGAAAGCCCATAGAGCTAGGGGAGGCGTGGGGGATCTACCGGGAGCTTAGGGTTGGCTCGGGGGTTCCCCTGTGGGAGGAGCCCGATGGCCTGGAGGAGACCTTGGCAAACTTGGTGGCGAAGGGATTTCCGCCGCGGCTTTGGACCGATGCCTACTTGGCCGCTTTTGCTATGGCCGGAGGGTATCGGCTGGTGACCTTTGACCGAGATTTCCTTAGCTTTTCTGGCCTGGAATGGCTGCTTCTCGAGGCGTGACATCCTCCCCCGAAGGCTGGCAGGAATGGTTGCCCGAAAGCAGGGCAACGCGGGGTTAGCATCCACAAGCAGCCCCAATCTGGTCGGGGTCTGCAACCCGCACCCCAAACGCTCAAACGGAAGCGTGCCGGATCGCTCTCAGGCATCGAGGATTGAGCTCACCACGAGCCACACGCCATGTGCCTACCACTGATAACCCACTCGAGGAGATCGGTTGTGATCAAAGGATGGAGATTCGCCCTCGCCTGTGCCGTGCTGCTGGGCTTTTGCCCTGCGCTGGCCCAGCCCCTCTACAAAGACCCCGCGCAGCCGGTGGAGAAGCGCGTCGCCGACCTGCTCGCGCGCATGACGTTGGAGGAGAAGCTGGGGCAGATGACGCAGGTGGCGGTGTCCAAGCTGATGTCGGACGGCTGGGGGCTGGGGCCGCTGAAGGGGGAACTACTCGAGCGCTACCTCGTGCAGCGCGGCATCGGCTCGGTGCTCTCGGGTGGGGGGATGGGGCCAGTGCCTAACACCCCTCGCGCTTGGGCCGAGATGACCAACGCCCTCCAGCGGACGGCGGTGGAGAAGGGCCGCCTGGGTATCCCCCTCCTCTACGGCGTGGATGCGGTGCACGGGCACAACAACGTTGTGGGGGCTACCCTCTACCCCCATAACCTGGGCCTGGCGGCTACTTGGAACCCAGTCCTGGTGGAGCAGGTGGCCCGGCGGGTGGGGCAGGAGCTGCGGGCTACGGGCACGCTGTGGAATTTCGCCCCCGTGGCCGACCTGGGCCGCGACCCGCGCTGGGGGCGCTTCTACGAGACCTTCGGCGAGGACCCGCTGCTGGCGGGCAGCCTGGTGGCCGCGATGGTGCGGGGTCTGCAGAATGGCCGCGTCGCCGCGACGCTCAAGCACTTCACCGGCTACGGCCAACCTTTGGGCGGCACCGACCGCAGCCCGGCCTTCCTGGCCCCCCGCACCCTGCAGGAGCTGTGGCTGCCGCCCTTCCGGGCGGGCCTCGAGGCCGGCGCCCTCACGGTGATGGCCAACAGCGCTTCGCTCAACGGCGTGCCGGTGCACGCCTCGCGCTACCTCCTCACCGACGTGCTGCGCGGCCAGATGGGCTTCAAGGGTGTGGTGATCTCCGACTGGAACGACATCGACAAGCTTGTGGGCGACCACAAAGCCGCCGCCGACCTCGCCGACGCCGTGGCCATGAGCATCAACGCCGGTGTGGACGTGTACATGGTGCCCATGGAGGTCGAACGCTACCTCCAGACCCTCAAGGAGCTCGTCGAGGCCGGCCGGATCTCCCGCGCCCGCGTCGACGAGGCGGCGGGCCGCGTCCTGCGGTTGAAGTTCCAGCTCGGCCTCTTCGAGCGCCCCTACGTCGAGGCAGCCGAGGCCGAGAAGGTGGTCGAGGCCCAGCGCCCGCTGGCCAAGCAGGCCGCCCTCGAGTCCATCACCCTGCTGGAAAACGCCGCCTCCACCCTGCCGCTCACCAGCGTCAAGACCCTGCTCGTCACCGGCCCCGCCGCCACCGACAAGACCATGCAGATGGGCGGCTGGAGCATTGACTGGCAGGGCAAGGAGGGGGCCAAGGCCCCCGGGGCGACGCTGCTCGAGGGCCTCCAGCAGGGCGCCCCCCAGGGCGTGAAGGTGGCCTACGCCGACCCCAAGGACGCCCGGGCCCTCGCCGCTGCGGTCAGGGCCTCCGACGCGGTGGTGGTGGCCCTGGGCGAGAAGCCCTACGCCGAGAGCGAGGGCAACAACCCTACTGGCGAACTCCCCGCCGAGCAGTACAAGCTGCTGCGCGAGCTCAAGGCCCTGGGCAAGCCGGTCGTGCTGGTGCTGCTCGCCGGTCGCCCCCTGGCCTTCCCCGACGACGTGTGGCTCGTTCCCAAGGCCATCCTCATGGCCTACCTCCCCGGCTCCGAAACGGGCAGCGCCCTGGCCGACGTGCTCTTCGGCCGCTACAACCCCAGCGGTCGCCTGCCCTTCACCTGGCCCAAGCACTTCGGCCAGGTGCCCTTCACCTACGACCGCTACCCCGACCTCTACCCCAAGGCCGAGCCGCTCTACCCCTTCGGCTACGGCCTGAGCTACACCGACTTCACCTACCGCCTACAGGCCGCCAGAGCCACCGCCAACGCCGTGGAGGTGGATGTCGAGGTGCGCAACACCGGCAAACGCGCTGGCAGCGACGTGGTGCAGCTCTACACCCGTTTCCCCCCGCTCGGCCTCCTCGCCCCCCGCGAACGCCTGGTGGCCTTCGCCAAGGTGAACCTCGAGCCCGGCCAAACCCGCACCCTCAAGCTCACCGTCCCCCTAGATCGCTTCGCCCTGGTACCGGGCGACGTGTTCAGCCTCGAGCTGCCGCGCGTGCTGCCTGGTCGCTACGTTTTGCGGGTGGGGGAGCAGACGGCGGGGGTGGAGCTGCGTTGATGGCCGATAGCTAAACGCCTCGTTGAAGTCGATCATCCGCCTGGGGCAGGCCAGATTACGCCCCCACTGGGCGCTCATCCCGCGCTGGCTCCCCCGCCGCCCGTTTGACGGGCTGGGCGGTCGTCCGCTAATATGTTCATGTCTCGAACTTTAGCCCACGGCCCAGCACGAACGCACGGAAGGAGGGTCCATGCCTGCTCGCTCCAAAACCACCAGCGCCAACTCGGGAACGGGGGTCCTGCGCCAGCTCAACCGCTCGCTGGTGCTGCGCACCCTCTGGCGGCGGCCGGGCCTCTCGCGCTCGGAGTTGGCGCGCGAGCTGGGGCTGGCTAAATCCACGGTCTCGGTGGTGGTGGCCGAGCTGCTCGAGGAGGAGTTGCTGCACGAGGGAGAGGAGGTGCCAGGGGGAGTGGGGCGGCCCTCGCGGGCCCTCGAGCTCGAGGGCGAGAAAAACCTGGTGTTGGCCTGGGAGATCAGCGTGGACTACCTGGCGGTGCGGCTGCAAAACCTCATGGGCGAGGTGCGGTGCGGCCAGGATCTGGAGCTGGGGCTGGGGCCCGACCCCGAGGCCTGCTTGGACCGGTTGGCCCAGGCCAGCAAGGAGCTGCTGCGGGGACTGGGCCACAATGTCTATCTGCGAGGATTATGCCTGAGCGTGCCGGGATTGGTCGAACCACGGCCGGGGCACCTCACCCTGGCCCCAAACCTGGGCTGGCAGGACCTGCCGCTGCTGGAGATGCTGGAGCACAAGCTCATCCAGCACAAAATCCGGGTGGAAACCCCGCCCATCCTCGAGAACGAGGCCAACGCCGCCGCGCTGGGGGTGTACACCCTGGGCGAGTGGCGGGTTGCCAATCTGGCCTATCTGAGCCTGGGCATTGGGCTGGGCAGCGGTCTGGTGCTCGACCGGCAGCTCTTTTGGGGCAGCCACGGCCACGCGGGGGAGATCGGGCACGTCCCCCTCGATCCGCAGGGGCCGCCCTGTCGCTGCGGCAAGCGTGGCTGCGCCGAGACTTTCGTCAGCCTCAAGGCCTGGCGGGCCGACCCCACCGAGGCCGGGCTGGAGCGCATGGCCGACAAGCTGGGGCTCTTGTTGGCCCAGCTTCTCAACCTGCTCGACCCCGATGTGGTGGTGCTGGGCGGGCCGCTGGTCGAGGAGGTCGGGCCCCGCCTGCTGCCGCTGGCCCGCGCCGCCGCCCGGCGCTACGCCCTCGAGCAGCCCGCCCGTACCGCCCAGATCGCGCTCTCGCCCTTTGGCCGCGACAGCGCCATCTTGGGGGCGGGCGTGCTGGCTATCCGCGCCTTTCTCGAGGCCCAGCGGAGCGGGGTGGACATCTGACATCACAGGAGCTTTGACATGGCCTATCAACCCAAACCCGAGCACAAGTTCAGCTTCGGCCTGTGGACCGTGGGCAACGTGGGGCGCGACCCCTTCGGTCTGCCCACCCGCCCGCCCCTCGAGCCCGACTATATCGTCTACAAGCTGGCCGAGTTGGGAGCCTACGGGGTCAACCTGCACGACAACGACCTCATTCCCCTCGATGCCTCCAAGGACGAGCGCCGGCGCATCCTCAAGCGCTTCAAGAAGGCTCTGCAGGACACCGGCCTGGTGGTTCCCATGGCCACGACCAACCTCTTCGGCGACCCTGTCTTCAAGGACGGTGCTTTCACCTCGCCCGACGCGCGGGTGCGGGCTTATGCCCTCCAGAAGACCATGCGGGCCATGGACCTCGGCGCCGAGCTCGGCGCGAAGACCTACGTCTTCTGGGGTGGGCGCGAAGGGGCCGAGGTGGACGCTGGGGGCAACGT
It contains:
- a CDS encoding glycoside hydrolase family 3 N-terminal domain-containing protein, translated to MIKGWRFALACAVLLGFCPALAQPLYKDPAQPVEKRVADLLARMTLEEKLGQMTQVAVSKLMSDGWGLGPLKGELLERYLVQRGIGSVLSGGGMGPVPNTPRAWAEMTNALQRTAVEKGRLGIPLLYGVDAVHGHNNVVGATLYPHNLGLAATWNPVLVEQVARRVGQELRATGTLWNFAPVADLGRDPRWGRFYETFGEDPLLAGSLVAAMVRGLQNGRVAATLKHFTGYGQPLGGTDRSPAFLAPRTLQELWLPPFRAGLEAGALTVMANSASLNGVPVHASRYLLTDVLRGQMGFKGVVISDWNDIDKLVGDHKAAADLADAVAMSINAGVDVYMVPMEVERYLQTLKELVEAGRISRARVDEAAGRVLRLKFQLGLFERPYVEAAEAEKVVEAQRPLAKQAALESITLLENAASTLPLTSVKTLLVTGPAATDKTMQMGGWSIDWQGKEGAKAPGATLLEGLQQGAPQGVKVAYADPKDARALAAAVRASDAVVVALGEKPYAESEGNNPTGELPAEQYKLLRELKALGKPVVLVLLAGRPLAFPDDVWLVPKAILMAYLPGSETGSALADVLFGRYNPSGRLPFTWPKHFGQVPFTYDRYPDLYPKAEPLYPFGYGLSYTDFTYRLQAARATANAVEVDVEVRNTGKRAGSDVVQLYTRFPPLGLLAPRERLVAFAKVNLEPGQTRTLKLTVPLDRFALVPGDVFSLELPRVLPGRYVLRVGEQTAGVELR
- a CDS encoding glycoside hydrolase family 16 protein — its product is MKPNFPKLLFLLALALPGALAQELPGWRLTWADEFNLPLGSPVDRGKWNVETGGWGNGNSELQYYTESTLNAVHDGRNLAITALEQRRPGLRCWYGPCRYTSARLNTRGKFEQRYGRFEARIKLPRGQGLWPAFWLLGNNIGTVSWPLCGEIDVMENIGREPHTVHGTIHGPGYSGGAGIGKPYTLPADFADAFHVFALEWEPQELRWYVDGVRYQTRTPADLPEGARWVFDRPFFLILNLAVGGAWPGMPDATTRFPQRMLVDYVRVYERIDGP
- a CDS encoding glycoside hydrolase family 43 protein, with translation MIRNPILSGFNPDPSIVRVGEDYYIATSTFEWYPGVQIHHSRDLVHWRLVARPLARRSQLDLLGNPDSGGVWAPCLSYADGRFWLVYTDVKTWAPGAPFKDTHNYLVTAERVEGPWSEPVYLNSSGFDPSLFHDDDGRKWLLNMLWDHRKGRNPFGGILLQEYDPVRQKLVGPVHHIFRGTCLGVTEGPHLYKRGGWYYLLTAEGGTSYGHAVTLARSRSIFGPYELHPANPLLTSREHPELPLQKAGHASLVETQTGEWYMVHLTGRPLDPPTAPLRRCNLGRETAIQKLEWAPDGWPRLAGGGNTPRLEVEAPKLPPHPWPPEPETDPFDAPTLSPHFQTLRLPADVSWLSLSERPGFLRLYGRESLISRHRQSLVARRLQHFYAEAETALEFEPRHFQQMAGLVCYYDTRHWVYLRLSRDEILGKTLNLLLCDAGRYDEPLEREVSVGEAARVYLKVRFERETFRFFYALQGQDWQPIGPAFDSGKLSDDYCNGLSFTGTFIGLCAQDLSGARLHADFDYFTYRGLA
- a CDS encoding tyrosine-type recombinase/integrase, with the protein product MLPSLKNGKLGRRLSANGLWWRITGHYRAIGLPSRYGGLHMLRHTAGTRFYRSSRDLHTTACLLGHASPSTSAICAKMDLQGLFRGMDRLGEGEGRPASGVLRTPHDPHPASGYGPSIRSYTRT
- a CDS encoding ROK family transcriptional regulator, which codes for MPARSKTTSANSGTGVLRQLNRSLVLRTLWRRPGLSRSELARELGLAKSTVSVVVAELLEEELLHEGEEVPGGVGRPSRALELEGEKNLVLAWEISVDYLAVRLQNLMGEVRCGQDLELGLGPDPEACLDRLAQASKELLRGLGHNVYLRGLCLSVPGLVEPRPGHLTLAPNLGWQDLPLLEMLEHKLIQHKIRVETPPILENEANAAALGVYTLGEWRVANLAYLSLGIGLGSGLVLDRQLFWGSHGHAGEIGHVPLDPQGPPCRCGKRGCAETFVSLKAWRADPTEAGLERMADKLGLLLAQLLNLLDPDVVVLGGPLVEEVGPRLLPLARAAARRYALEQPARTAQIALSPFGRDSAILGAGVLAIRAFLEAQRSGVDI
- a CDS encoding TA system VapC family ribonuclease toxin; the protein is MDLPDLNVWFALLVPEHPFHPRARSYWEEADTVGLVRVTALGLLRLLTNPKAMDGKPIELGEAWGIYRELRVGSGVPLWEEPDGLEETLANLVAKGFPPRLWTDAYLAAFAMAGGYRLVTFDRDFLSFSGLEWLLLEA